The DNA segment taaattatttataaaaaaaaaaaaaaaaaagatattaaactttatatttcttttgtttttaaggagCAGTTGGCTAATGCATCGGAGCTATTCCCTGCCTAAAAAAGCTGAGGACTGCTTGCAGAACCCCCAAGTGGCCAGCTCCACACAATAAACCCAGGtgacctgaaaatatttttatttttctcatttgatAGAGGCTTATTGATTTCACAGCCCAGATGCCAGAAGAAAGTGTCGGCATGGTACCTTTCTGAAAACTATGTTACATATGTGCATTTCAAACATAAAtacatcaacatttctaaagtgacgcaGTTTATAAGACGACTTTGTGATCTTGAGGTGGAGGGGATCTGGTGGTGGATGGTGAAACTGCTGttaagctgcagaccactgttaaAGACCAACCAACAACTAAACCTATCGTGTTTAGTGAGTCATTCctatgttttcatttgctttttagGCTTTAATCATGAATTTTTTGTAGTGTTTTATCAGCGGTGATTGTGCCAGGaatagtgttgttttttttgcatcttttccaGCTGGGAATGTGCCCTCAAAACTGGGATTTAAGCCAAAGTGAGATCTTTTCCTCACCATaaccagactttttttttctttttctggcagTCGAGTTATTTGTTTGAGCTAAGTCATGCCAACCATGTCCTGGACCTACTGTATTAGTGAACTGGACTTGCCATGAAGACATAAATAATGCCACTGATACATCAGTTGAATTTGAAGAcgtcaaattcagtcaactatCTAGAATTTTGATAGTGGTATGTCCAGGACATATCCCACCTTAAGATAGCAAATCTGAGTTTTTACACTTTAGTTTTTGTAGGAattaaacaaaagcatttttttatatctcCAGAGTATTTAGGAGTATACATAATAAcagatgttaattccactacagaagagactttaTGATCTCTAAAATTAGGTAGAGAAAAAAGTAGATATAAGGATATCACCATTGTTTGTTAGCCAAATGAGTTGCTATATTTtgaatatctgtaaaaaaaaaaaatccaaaaaatccAATGTCATGCATCTCTAATTTCAATATATTGCAGAGAAAGCACATATGAAACATGATTTGTGGTTCCTCCATCAGAAATGTTTTGAGCATTATGTTTGAAATGAAACTGGTTATCAACCAAATGAGTTATCATCCCTAGTATTTACTAAGGcctatttctatttattttactttagaTTTCAAAAGTTGTGCAAAAATAATGGGACCAGtatcaaaaacagaaaccacttttcacaatcacatcttttaaacttttatttatttaacaatttacaCAACAGAACAACAGTATCAACTATATGcttaaatttaataaaagaacTTAACACTTTATCATGTGGTTACAGTATAAAATCTATAAGACAAATGCTGTTTCATTAGAAGTCAACATTTTAATACTTCATCATTTTCACGACTAACAAAACCTTTTCCTTAAAACACATTATagtaataaatacacaaatggaATAACTGCTTTCCTAAAATCAAAGGACTAGGAAACACACTGCTCATCTTATTTAGTGCTTTTCCTTCGGTTGGCTAAATGTTACAAACACCGTCCCTTCCTCGTTGCTCAACACTTTATTGTCAAAAGGGCGCGTAGATCTTCGGATTAATGGGGACGTCATGACTTCGTATCTGGCTGGACTCCCGACTACTTCAAACAGCGCTGACGATTTGCTGTCAGACTGTTTGGTGACAAATGTCGAAGTCACAGAAGAGACAAACACGTTGCCAAAGCCATCGGTCTCTTCGTATGTTTCACTGACGGTCTTTCTGCCAACTATTCCTGCAGGTTGCTCTGGAACGGTTTTCACTTCGAGCACGCTGACCTTGCGTCGTGCAGGACTGTTGCCGTTCTTTGAGGTTTCAACAGCAGCACACTCTTGTGCCAGATCACCATTTCCATCAGAATCAACCTCCgtttttggtttaaaagttGACATGGGTGACTTCGGTTGTTCGGCAGGCTTTCTTGCAGCTGAATGAATGGAGATGAATGATGGGGAAGACTGGGAGGAGGACTGTCTGATGAGTGGCTTATTGTGTCTGGGCACCTCTTGTTTTGAATCCGAAACTGTTTGCGTATTCCCATTAGATGCCTCTTTGATTTGCCCTGATTTGGCCTTGCTTGACCCAATACTTATTTTCCTAATGTTGTTGGCGGGTTGAAAGTTTTGCTCCGCTTTCAAAGATTCGTCAAAAAGTCCTGACAACCCTGTGATGTCAGCCTCGGATTTCAGATTAGAGACAGAGTATAAAGCCTTTTTTATTGCCTCTTCAATGTCAAGGAGTTTTGCCATCGTTTGTTCCTTCAGATTCATTATTTCCTTGCTTGCCTTTTCAAGATCTTCAAACGCTGTCTCAACTGAGGAGATGCTTTCTAGATCATCGTCCTGTGTCTCTACTTCAACTTTCTTTTCCTCCAATTTACTTCGCTTTCCACTGGAAACCATCCAAGCGGGGACAGTCTCATATAATGTCTTAAAGGAGTCTACATTGCTGGTCTCTCCTTCTATCTCTTGCACTTGAGACAGGATTTCTTTGAGTTCCTCTCGTTTCCTCAAATTTTCAAAGATCTCCATGGCCGCTTTCACATTTCCCTTCATGATCTCCTCCTTGTGGACAGAGAGCCTTTGTCGTCTTTCGTCATCTGTCTCTTTTACTTTCTTCTCTCTTAAAACAACTTTGTCCCCCAATTCAGGTTGCTTTTCGTCATTTTGCCGTGCATGGCATGTCTTGGTCTTTGTTTGCTGTGCATCCTCAGGTGATTTCTGTTGTTGTGCATcagttttgttagtttgtttatgGTCACTAACATCATTTATCACTTTAACCTTTTTGGACAACAAAGGGGCTTGTTTGTCTTGAGTTTCCTTTCTTTCAAAGTTTTGTAGAGCAGCCTGCAAGCTCATGTTCATCTCATGTTTACCATCTTCCGCGTAACTCTTCATGCACATTTGTATTTCTTCAGCTGCGTTGATTTTCTTTATTACATTTCTCTCCATTTCCACTTCAGTGCTGTTTTGTATCATTACTTGGCAGTCTGGAGACTTTGAGTGTGTCGGTGGACTTGTGTTATTTGAGTTTTGCGATGCTTTGGTGCAGTTTTTGTGGGATGTTTCATGCAAGGTCTCTTTGCTgattttgctgtgtgttttggcttcttcaggagacagtgtaacagcaggtttgatttgttttggagaaatcaCTGCACTTTTGATGCTGTCTTTAATCGGGCAAGCAACTTCAGGAGCTCGTAAAACATTCGGTTCTTCCACAACTACTGATTTTGTCCATTGTGGCTTTGGCGGTAAAGCTGGCTTCTGCTCCTGTGGTTTCTCGCCTGTCTTAATCGGGAGTGGAGGTGGAGTTACATGCACAGAGCTGGATGATTTAGAGTTTCCATTTGCTACAGGGTTGGGTGTTGAATTCTGTGTTGTAATGGGTGGTTGTCCTTCACAGGTTACTGAAATTGAAGGAGACAATTTTGTGTCAGATGGAGGCATAGACACCACAACACACTGCTTGCTCCTCCCTGAACAAGCCTTCCCTGAATTCCTATATATCATTGCAGCTTTATAGTCTCCTTTGGATACATTTACACTAGACTTCTCAAGAGATTGCAGAGCCAACTGGACATTACCTCTTACAATATCTTCTTTATCTAGGAGCTTCTGCTCTGTTGCTGCACTCTGCAGAGACCTAATAGCTGCCCTCACATCTCCTCTGATAACTTCTTCTGTCTCATCTTCTGTTGTCTGACCATTACACTCAAAACTTACAAAAGGTGGCAGTGATTCTGGTGCACAGTTACTGACTATAATTGGCTGACAAGCCTCAAAGGAAACATGGCTTTCCTGATCTTTCTCACTGACCTTTGGATAAGTCTTGATTTGCTGGCATCTGGAGGAAGACGAACATGTGGATTGCATCGCTGCAGAGGAGCTTTCCTCTTGTGCTGTGACGTTCAGGTTGTATATTTTTCCAGGGACAATGACGTCACGCTCCACATGCATGCTTTGCTGCTTTGCCATTTCCAGCGACTTTTTAGCTGCTTTCACATCTCCGGATATGATGACCTCTTTCTGCGCTTGGCTTCCTTCTGTTTCAGGCCCCGATAGGTCCATGTCATAGATAGTTCCCGGCGTAATGATCTCCCGCTCCACACACATGCTCTGCTTCTTTGCACGCTCTAATGACTGCATTGTCGCCTTGATGTCGCCAGACACTATTTCCTCTTTATCCACCATGACAGGTTGCTTTACTGCAAGTTGTTGCTTTGCTGATAAGATATCGCCAGGGATTATTTCTTCCTTTGGAACAAAGTTTTCAACATTGACAGAGCACTCTGACGAAAAAACCTTTTTGGTGTTCTTTACATCCCCTGGTAAAACGTCAGAAATAGTTCGCTCCACCTGCTCTTTCTGCTGACAGAGACTTCTCTTTGCCTCCTTCACATCCCCCTGAACTATTTCAATGTGCTCCTCAGCCAGAGGGCTGTGATCGACCTCATCTCCTGATGCGTCAGTGTGAAGACTTTTCAGATAATGCAGATCTCCTTTCTCAATGCAACTTTTGAACAAATTCACATTTCCCTTTTCGTTTTCATCCACTCTACACGACGCTGCAGTCCTCTGACTGTTGGCAGTAGCTAACAGATTTCCAATCGTAGACTTTACATCTCCTCTCTCTATGACGTGACTCTCGGTTTTGGTTTCGGAGTTGCAGATTAGGGAATAAACTGACATCTCTCCTTGCCCTCCTGCAGTTTCTTGCATTATGAGTCCTTTTTTCAAATCCTTATCTTGAATGAGCAGTTCATCAATCATCTGGATGATGTTTTGTATTCTTTGATCCTTCTCGATATTGATAGTTGTGGCTGATTGGTAGACTGGGAGCTCCACTACTGTGGTATTCACTTTACCTTTCTCCACTTCTCTAAGAAGACTTACTTCGGGCTTAAGGGTTGGTTTGAGTAAGAGTTGTATCATAATGTTCCTGATGTTGCCCCCAACAACCTCTTCATTCTGGATTTGCACACCCTTATTGCTCTCAAGCAGATATTTTGCCATGTTCACAGTTCTCCTCTCATTTGCTTCGATAATGATGCCGCTTGAGTGAAGGAAGCTCATTTCATACAGATAGGACAGGGTGTCAGCAGCACTGTTTCCAGTGATTTTGTCCAGAGGAGTGGTCTCAAAGAGCCAGGTAGTACACCTCACATCAGATTTTGGTATCTCCTCCTCGGTACCTTGCACTGAGGCGTCCTCGGGCTCCTTGATCTTGTCCAGTGGCTGTGATTCAAATAGCCAAGTGCAGCGTTTCACGTCTCCTTTCTGGCTGTCTTCTCTGTGGACCGTTTTTACCGGGCCTTGCTCCTGAGGTTCACCTTTCAGACTGTCAATCGACTGATTCTCAAAGAGCCATGTGGAGGTCCTGACATCTCCATGTTGGACGTCAGTGACACTAACCATCCGCATAAACTTCTGACTTGACTGATCAGATTCAAATATCTGTTTATTGAGCTGCACATTACTGCTTCCCAAGTCTTCAATGACCCTGACCGAGGGCTCATCTCGGCTGGTAAGGGAGTCCAAAGGTTGTGTCTCAAACTTCCACCTGGCTGATTTGACATCTCCTTTCTTGACGTCTTCTTGGGTAACAGCTCGGATCACGTAAACTTCCTGCTCAGCCTTGATGGCATCAAGAGGTTTCGTCTCAAACATCCACCTTGCGCCTCTCACATCACCACTCATTATCTCCTCTTTTTGCACAGTTGTAACTTCGTGAAATTGTCCCTCTTTGTCTCTGATTGCATACCGTGGCAGGGACTCAAACATCATGGTACTCGACTTCACGTCAACATTGCTCACAGGTTCTTCTACAGAGTCTGACTTCTGCTCAAGGGGTTGGTCGTGGATTTTGTCCAATGAGGaggtttcaaaaataaactttttgttcTGCACATCCCCGCTCTCCTCCCCACTGACTCTCTGAAAGTTTGCATCATCGTTGTCCTTGTTGATCTGGTTCATGGGACAGTTTTCAAACATCCAAGTGAATTTATGTACCGAACCCTTTTCAAGGTGTTCGTCTTGGATCAGCTCATTAGTTGTTGTCACCATTTCTAATCCTATTTCATCGAGGGACTGGGATTCAAAAAGTTCTTTGACTCTTGAGACATCTCCGGACTGAAAGTTGACCTGGCTGACACGTCTCACATTTTGTTCATAATTTGCATCCTTTCTTATTCTGTCCAAGgtttctgtttcaaaaacatgtttgactgTTTGGACATCAACCTCCGATTGGACAGAATCCTGAATTGTGTTGCACAGTTTCAAATTGTACTCCTCGCCGTCTTTGATGCTGTCCAGAGGCTGTGATTCAAAAAGCCAGGTGATGGACTTGACGTCAGTATTGTCAATGGCTTCTTTGTCGCTTACTTTTTCAGATTTGTCGTACAAAATGTCCATTGGTTGCGTCTCAAATAACCATTTACATGTTTTGACGTCACCTTTGCGATGCTCCTCTTCTACAGAAGCATCCTGCTCCGCCTGGTTGAACTTGGAATGGATCCCATCAATTGTTTGGGTTTCAAACAGCCACTTTGCCGTTTTCACATCGCCCATCGTATCCTCCTGTCTAGTGATGCCTTTGATCACTTCGACATTTCCTTTTCCCTCTGCAAGCTCATCTAAAGGCTTGGTCTCAAACATCCACTTATAATTTTGGACCTTCCCTTTGATTATTTCTTCTCGGCTGACTGTTGTGACTGTGTGGAGGTTTCCAGAGCTGTCCTTTATTGCATATAAAGGAGTAGCCTCAAACATTGCCTTGTTACCTTTTACGTTTCCAGCTTCAATAGCTTTTTCCTCAGCAGTCTCTCCGTCTGAATGAGCAATTTTGCTCAGAGGAATAGTTTCAAAAAGCTGTTTGAATCCTTTGACGTCGCCTTTTTCAATCTCTTGTTCCTTGAACGAGGTGGTCTTTTGGACGCTGCagctttcaaatatttgttttttgcctttgacTTCTCCTTGTTCTTCAGCGGAAAGGGTAACTTTCTTCAAATGGCCAACTTCATAGCTATCATTTAGGGTCTCCATTGGCTGAGTTTCAAACAGCCAAAGAGAAGTCTTGACATCTCCCGCAATGATTTCTTCCTTTTCCAAAGACTTTTCTTCCGAGTCTCCTTTTAGTGCTGCCAAGGGCTGCATCTCAAAGAGCTTCCTCTTGTTCACGACATCGGCCTCTGCTGCGCATTCAGCCACCATCCCTTCAAACCTGCCCACTCCCATGACCTCTTTTGTTGTGTCAAATGACTGAGTTTCAAACATCCACCTCTTTTGATCAACTCCTCCTCTGTGCCCCTCTTCCAAAGATATACCCCGAATTATTTTCACCCCGTCGGCTCCCTTATTAATCAGGTCCAGAGGCTGGGTTTCAAAAAGCCAGCGTGCAGTGCTGATGTTGCCGCTGTTGATCTCCTCCCTGCAGATGGATTTAATCTCGTGGATATTGCCACTGTTGTCTCTGATGGCACAACACGGCTCTGCCTGGAAGAGTTTTAAAGTCTTCTGGACGTCTCCTTTCTGCTCTTGAAGCTCGGATTTCAGTTTAAGGAAGCTGTGGTCCTCGACGGAGTTGCAGCGCCCCAAGTCGCTCAATGGTTTAGACTCAAAAAGCAGCCGAGCCCCAGTCACGTCTCCTGGTTGGATGGGTTCTTTCAGCACAGCTTCAAACAGTTCAccttcttcttttgttgatttatttagaGAATCTAAAGGCTGGGACTCAAATAGCCATGTCGATGTTCTCACATCTCCTCTGACAGACGCCTGTCTTCTGGCGGACATGTGTTGGGTGTCGTCGATATGTTCAAACATGGAGGAGGTGCCTCGGACGTTTCCGCCTTTTAACTCTTCTTCATCCAGCAGCTTCTTGGTTGCATGAGGGTCCCCGATATTGTCCAGAGTCCAATTCTCAAAGATCCACCTCATGGACTGAACTTCACCTTGATAAGCTGCATCCGCCTGAGTTTTTTCTGACTGCACCGCCTTCATTACCTCATCGTCCACGGCGTCATCGAGACTTGCCCTCAGGTCTGGGTGGATGTGTTTAAAGAGCCTCTTCAGCTCACTTTTCTGACGTTGCTGGTAGAACGTGGAAAAGGTTTCTTTCGGTGGAGGTACGGGCAGACTAGTTAATGCTGATGGCCCTTCATAGTCGAGGGGTCTTGGTGGTACAGGAGGAGGCGGGGGGGGAGGCAGGTCGTCTTCATCATGAGATGAATGTGAAACTGTGACTTTCCTGGCTGCTTCAGCCATCTTTAAATGAAAGACAGATGGGAGTAATACTGTCAGGTTTCAGTCATCAAAAACAGTATTAGAAAACATGCAAGTATTAGAATGACATGCGTTTTAGCAAGTGAACTTACTCTACCTTTTGTTTGTGCTCGCTTGATGTTTTTCACTGCAAACCATCCTCTGTCACACCGGGGTTAACAAAACACTTCAAAGCTGTTAGTAAGCAGACATCACACAGACAACGAGTCTGCACTCCAAGTGCACGAAGTTACAgttcaaacaaaacatctgcCTTTGGAAATATAATTTTGCATTAAACCAGCATGAAGttcattttttggccacttgggggtaGTGGAAACAAGCTAAATCGCACTGCATTGTTCGACTCTACCTGACTCCTTTTTGATACTTTTCGCAATTTGGCCGTTTTTGCTTCCTCAGCCTGTCTGAAAGCGGCTTTAtgcactttcatttttaattttttttttaggtttacaGCCCTTTAgctccctcttttttcctcctttcttttttggcaTCCCAGTTTATTGTGCAGGTCCTGGCATTGCAAGGAAATTTACTCCAACAtttactaataattattttagttaAGTTAATTTCTCAAGTTAAGTTTTGAAAAGAGGGAGGATTATgagaaaaatatccaaaaataggCAAAATTTCCccaaactgtatttataattacacTGATTTATATCTAAAATCATGTTGCAtgaaaaatatgacaacattttttctgctctttttaggtttttttttttttttaacttttcattttgtattttcttgtagcttttttattatttgttcacTAAATTTTGAGTTACTATTATGTTGCATGTTGAGTTCTTGTATGTAGGTCAAAGGTTAACTCTGTCTTTGCTCATACAAGCAAAATAAGTCAGTGGCACAGcacacaaactaaaaaacagtGTAGGAAGGGCTGAAAATACAGTACCTTGCTGTTTTTAGCTCTCGTTCCTGGAGTATTGACGAGTTCCTgttgaaaagcagaaaaataaagctttagATCAGTCTGGATCATGagtcagtatatatatattatcactGTGCTGCACATGTGCTAAAGTATTCGATAAGTTTAGTGTAAAATGTTGCTCCCGTTGATGCAGAGCATTGTGGTCATTCCCTGGTGAGGCCCTTGACCTCGGTGTGCGAGGAGGAATGAGAAGCATGTCAGGAACTCACGGGCTGTTTCGAGCCTCCTGTGGAGTCGCTGGCTGCTGCTCTTGACAGATAGAGAGCTGATCTGTCTCTCACTGAGGAGGAAGTAGATAtcctgtctctgctgtgtcttGCTGGCGTGCCCCCCTTAGTCAGTGACGGACTATATTTATCGTCTGCAatggaaaagacaaaataaatccaCAAGTATACAAAAATTGCACAGTAAGCTGACAATAGCTGAActgaaataacattttggaaTTTTGGTATTTCTTTTTCTAGTTCACATCTGTCGACACACACTTGGAAAAGTAGGACTCATGTTTCCCAAAATAAATCTAGAGTGTGTTTAGTGCCAGCAACAAGTTTAATGATAACGccgtgtgtgtatttatatggaTGTTGGAATCTTTCTTATCACTGTTGGAGCCCcctattaaccctctgaaatctgagcaaagtgtcttgatttctgtcaaaaaaaacataacaggcAGGCAATAACTTGAGAAGGAATGGCttaaaattggcaagaaattagttt comes from the Plectropomus leopardus isolate mb chromosome 12, YSFRI_Pleo_2.0, whole genome shotgun sequence genome and includes:
- the xirp1 gene encoding xin actin-binding repeat-containing protein 1, with the translated sequence MAEAARKVTVSHSSHDEDDLPPPPPPPVPPRPLDYEGPSALTSLPVPPPKETFSTFYQQRQKSELKRLFKHIHPDLRASLDDAVDDEVMKAVQSEKTQADAAYQGEVQSMRWIFENWTLDNIGDPHATKKLLDEEELKGGNVRGTSSMFEHIDDTQHMSARRQASVRGDVRTSTWLFESQPLDSLNKSTKEEGELFEAVLKEPIQPGDVTGARLLFESKPLSDLGRCNSVEDHSFLKLKSELQEQKGDVQKTLKLFQAEPCCAIRDNSGNIHEIKSICREEINSGNISTARWLFETQPLDLINKGADGVKIIRGISLEEGHRGGVDQKRWMFETQSFDTTKEVMGVGRFEGMVAECAAEADVVNKRKLFEMQPLAALKGDSEEKSLEKEEIIAGDVKTSLWLFETQPMETLNDSYEVGHLKKVTLSAEEQGEVKGKKQIFESCSVQKTTSFKEQEIEKGDVKGFKQLFETIPLSKIAHSDGETAEEKAIEAGNVKGNKAMFEATPLYAIKDSSGNLHTVTTVSREEIIKGKVQNYKWMFETKPLDELAEGKGNVEVIKGITRQEDTMGDVKTAKWLFETQTIDGIHSKFNQAEQDASVEEEHRKGDVKTCKWLFETQPMDILYDKSEKVSDKEAIDNTDVKSITWLFESQPLDSIKDGEEYNLKLCNTIQDSVQSEVDVQTVKHVFETETLDRIRKDANYEQNVRRVSQVNFQSGDVSRVKELFESQSLDEIGLEMVTTTNELIQDEHLEKGSVHKFTWMFENCPMNQINKDNDDANFQRVSGEESGDVQNKKFIFETSSLDKIHDQPLEQKSDSVEEPVSNVDVKSSTMMFESLPRYAIRDKEGQFHEVTTVQKEEIMSGDVRGARWMFETKPLDAIKAEQEVYVIRAVTQEDVKKGDVKSARWKFETQPLDSLTSRDEPSVRVIEDLGSSNVQLNKQIFESDQSSQKFMRMVSVTDVQHGDVRTSTWLFENQSIDSLKGEPQEQGPVKTVHREDSQKGDVKRCTWLFESQPLDKIKEPEDASVQGTEEEIPKSDVRCTTWLFETTPLDKITGNSAADTLSYLYEMSFLHSSGIIIEANERRTVNMAKYLLESNKGVQIQNEEVVGGNIRNIMIQLLLKPTLKPEVSLLREVEKGKVNTTVVELPVYQSATTINIEKDQRIQNIIQMIDELLIQDKDLKKGLIMQETAGGQGEMSVYSLICNSETKTESHVIERGDVKSTIGNLLATANSQRTAASCRVDENEKGNVNLFKSCIEKGDLHYLKSLHTDASGDEVDHSPLAEEHIEIVQGDVKEAKRSLCQQKEQVERTISDVLPGDVKNTKKVFSSECSVNVENFVPKEEIIPGDILSAKQQLAVKQPVMVDKEEIVSGDIKATMQSLERAKKQSMCVEREIITPGTIYDMDLSGPETEGSQAQKEVIISGDVKAAKKSLEMAKQQSMHVERDVIVPGKIYNLNVTAQEESSSAAMQSTCSSSSRCQQIKTYPKVSEKDQESHVSFEACQPIIVSNCAPESLPPFVSFECNGQTTEDETEEVIRGDVRAAIRSLQSAATEQKLLDKEDIVRGNVQLALQSLEKSSVNVSKGDYKAAMIYRNSGKACSGRSKQCVVVSMPPSDTKLSPSISVTCEGQPPITTQNSTPNPVANGNSKSSSSVHVTPPPLPIKTGEKPQEQKPALPPKPQWTKSVVVEEPNVLRAPEVACPIKDSIKSAVISPKQIKPAVTLSPEEAKTHSKISKETLHETSHKNCTKASQNSNNTSPPTHSKSPDCQVMIQNSTEVEMERNVIKKINAAEEIQMCMKSYAEDGKHEMNMSLQAALQNFERKETQDKQAPLLSKKVKVINDVSDHKQTNKTDAQQQKSPEDAQQTKTKTCHARQNDEKQPELGDKVVLREKKVKETDDERRQRLSVHKEEIMKGNVKAAMEIFENLRKREELKEILSQVQEIEGETSNVDSFKTLYETVPAWMVSSGKRSKLEEKKVEVETQDDDLESISSVETAFEDLEKASKEIMNLKEQTMAKLLDIEEAIKKALYSVSNLKSEADITGLSGLFDESLKAEQNFQPANNIRKISIGSSKAKSGQIKEASNGNTQTVSDSKQEVPRHNKPLIRQSSSQSSPSFISIHSAARKPAEQPKSPMSTFKPKTEVDSDGNGDLAQECAAVETSKNGNSPARRKVSVLEVKTVPEQPAGIVGRKTVSETYEETDGFGNVFVSSVTSTFVTKQSDSKSSALFEVVGSPARYEVMTSPLIRRSTRPFDNKVLSNEEGTVFVTFSQPKEKH